Proteins encoded in a region of the Diospyros lotus cultivar Yz01 chromosome 9, ASM1463336v1, whole genome shotgun sequence genome:
- the LOC127809107 gene encoding uncharacterized protein LOC127809107 produces the protein MWSGSISRYFEKLSAMAEGGSRYCSKKSDDICGRSGDEEPGGMFSMSRLRCFLRGMDLKIYIFLFVLIPTCTFVVYLHGQKISYFLRPLWESPPKPFFEIPHYYHENVPMENLCKLHGWGIREYPRRVFDAVLFSNEIEILTIRWKELYPYVTGFVLLESNSTFTGLPKPLVFEKNRNLFTFVEPRLTYGKIGGRFRKGENPFIEEAYQRLALDHLLKLASISDDDLLIMSDVDEIPSRHTIDLLRWCDDIPPVLHLRLKNYLYSFEFLVDNNSWRASVHRYQSGKTKYAHYRQSEVILADAGWHCSFCFRHIDEFIFKMKAYSHYDRVRFSRYLNPKRVQKVICEGADLFDMLPEEYTFKEIIGKMGPIPHSYSAVHLPSYLLENADKYKFLLPGNCLRERG, from the exons ATGTGGAGTGGTAGTATTTCGagatattttgagaaattgagTGCCATGGCCGAAGGAGGATCTCGTTACTGCTCTAAGAAGAGCGACGATATTTGCGGCCGTAGCGGCGATGAG GAGCCAGGTGGAATGTTTAGCATGTCGAGATTGCGATGTTTTCTGCGAGGAatggatttgaaaatttatatatttctatttGTGTTGATCCCTACATGCACCTTTGTTGTTTATTTGCATGGGCAGAAGATCTCGTACTTCTTGCGACCATTGTGGGAGTCGCCTCCCAAGCCCTTCTTCGAAATCCCTCACTATTATCATGAGAATGTACCAATGGAGAACCTCTGCAAACTTCATGGGTGGGGAATTCGCGAATACCCAAGGCGAGTTTTTGATGCAGTGTTGTTTAGTAATGAGATAGAGATTCTCACCATTAGGTGGAAGGAATTGTACCCATATGTGACAGGATTTGTCCTCCTTGAGTCGAACTCAACCTTCACTGGATTACCAAAGCCTCtggtttttgagaaaaaccGAAATCTATTCACATTTGTGGAGCCACGATTGACATATGGTAAAATTGGAGGAAGGTTTAGGAAGGGGGAAAATCCATTTATTGAAGAGGCATACCAGCGACTAGCATTGGATCATCTTCTCAAACTAGCCAGTATTTCAGATGATGATTTGTTGATAATGTCGGATGTTGATGAGATTCCAAGCAGACACACTATTGATCTCTTGAGGTGGTGTGATGACATACCTCCAGTGCTCCATCTTCGGCTGAAGAACTATCTATACTCCTTTGAGTTCCTTGTGGACAATAACAGCTGGAGAGCTTCAGTCCACAGGTATCAGTCCGGTAAGACAAAGTATGCACATTATCGACAGTCTGAGGTTATCTTGGCTGATGCTGGGTGGCATTGTAGCTTTTGCTTCCGTCACATTGATGAGTTCATATTCAAAATGAAAGCTTACAGCCATTATGACAGAGTGAGGTTCTCTCGTTATTTGAACCCTAAAAGAGTTCAGAAAGTGATCTGCGAAGGGGCTGACTTGTTTGATATGTTACCCGAGGAGTATACATTTAAGGAAATCATTGGGAAAATGGGGCCAATTCCCCACTCCTATTCTGCAGTTCATCTTCCGTCATATCTCTTGGAAAATGCCGACAAGTATAAATTTCTCTTGCCTGGGAATTGCTTAAGAGAAAGAGGCTGA
- the LOC127809271 gene encoding uncharacterized protein LOC127809271 gives MWCRAFSATFGGHARTWYTCLPHRSINSWEELKTYFLAHYAPLKRYRKSSMALVNTKQNQGESLRDFVARFNEEALSIDEFDQRITMVTLQNGLRAGPFAQSLAKTPPRTFTEALTRANKYINAEEVMKVKRAEQPDKKEREKEKKRPMMEHKTDYHPSRTQDRLGFGGAHGSPVSYTPLNASRAEILLALEDKDYLRRPPLLRSPPNTRSKRKYFRFHCNHGHVTEDCIQLKEEIQELINRGYLRDFVGQEGVSSGRVESKSDNRRRSPTRDYF, from the coding sequence ATGTGGTGTCGGGCATTTTCAGCTACTTTCGGAGGTCATGCCCGGACTTGGTACACCTGtcttccccatcgttccatcaacaGTTGGGAAGAGCTAAAGACCTACTTCCTAGCCCATtacgctcccttgaagcgctaccggaagtcttccatggctttGGTGAACACCAAGCAAaaccagggtgaatccctaagggatTTCGTGGCTAGATTCAATGAggaggcattgagcattgaCGAGTTCGATCAGCGGATCACAATGGTAACTCTCCAGAATGGCTTGAGGGCCGGACCATTCGCTCAGTCCTTGgccaagactccacctcgtactttcacagaaGCCCTTACacgggctaataagtacatcaatgcggaagaggtgatgaaggtgaagcgaGCTGAACAACctgacaagaaagaaagagaaaaggaaaagaaaaggccaATGATGGAACATAAGACAGACTATCACCCCTCTCGAACCCAGGATCGCCTGGGCTTTGGGGGTGCCCATGGTAGCCCGGTGAGTTATACTCCCCTCAACGCCAGTCGAGCAGAAATTTTATTGGCATTAGAGGATAAAGATTATCTGCGGCGTCCTCCACTGCTGAGGTCTCCACCCAATACTCGAAGCAAAAGAAAGTATTTTCGTTTCCACTGCAACCATGGTCATGTTACAGAGGACTGCatccagttaaaagaagagattcaggAGCTTATCAACCGGGGTTACCTCCGAGATTTCGTTGGCCAAGAAGGCGTGAGTTCGGGTAGAGTTGAGTCCAAGTCAGATAATAGGAGAAGGTCTCCTACTCGGGATTACTTCTGA